The following coding sequences lie in one Synechococcus sp. PCC 7336 genomic window:
- a CDS encoding type I polyketide synthase: MHNSTAIAPDGIAIVGMAGRFPGAPTLEQFWQNLRDGAECVTFFSDRELLDAGLGPDLLANPNYVKARAILDNIDGFDANFFDFTPREAAIADPQHRLFLECAWEALERAGCDPNTFPGRIGLFAGVSTSSYALNNLYLNPNFIQSAGSIQDGVRLAGLGSEKDFLTTRVSYKLNLRGPSVDVQTACSTSLVAIHLACQSLLSYQSDVVLAGGASIQVPHKAGYLHQDGGVLSPDGHCRVFDARARGTVPGSGVGVVVLKRLEEALKEGNRVLAVIRASAMNNDGAVKVGFTAPSVDGQAEAIAEALSLAEVSPETIGYVETHGTGTALGDPIEVAALTQAFRTGTPRTGCCALGSVKASIGHLDAAAGVAGLIKAVLALQHQQIPASLNFEQPNPQINFANSPFFVADRLSAWSRQDSPRRAGVSSFGIGGTNVHAVLEEAPEREPSGPSRPWQLLLLSAQTSTALHKASQNLSQHLAENPSLPLADVAYTLQVGRRDWNHRRVLLCQTSAEAIASFEQPTPQRDWEDVCERDTPSIAFLFPGQGSQYVNMGRQLYEQEVGFQEPFDRCCDLLEPLLGFDLTTLLFSAREAEVADAEKLQQTAIVQPALFAIEYALAQLWMSWGIQPQALLGHSIGEYVAACLAGVWSLEDALQLVAARGRLMQQQPAGTMLAIPLPEDKVLSILPEALELAAINAPNACVVAGAAQAIEAFAQSLQQQGIAARRLHTSHAFHTTAVAEAVPALVELVSAIKLHPPSIPFLSNLTGTWILPEEATNPTYWGQQLRQTVRFADGVAQLLAEGDRVLLEVGPGRTLSTLARQQAKAQTRLLASMRHPASEGSDDLECLLAALAQLWLAGASVDWPAFYAREHRHCVLLPTYPFERQRHWIDVGDRITAQTASDVVQTDVASASTPTPASLKRADIAEWFYLPVWKRSIPPLEPASTSESDCWLIFVDGIGFARQLQQRIAATGSPVMTVSVGQAFAIANDETDALSFVVNPSQKADYEALVAALKERQLTPNKVLHAWGVTAIEAVTSELEAFTQEQENGFIGLSLLLQVLVPAAGDRSLEVSVVANGSQKVSGDESLMPAKATAIGLCRVMGQEYAQVKARHVDIVCPPRDSRQMDNLVNALLAELAISPAEPAIAYRGSHRWVPTFEPVRIEPVESPRLRQGGTYLLIGGLGKVGLHLAEHLAQTVQANLVFVGRSAFPPQAEWSQWLQERDEDDPTSSKIRQLQACQQMGAAVLVVPADVTDREQMAAAIAAANEQLGPIHGAIHAAQSSQKFSIQALEAESALAALAPKAMGALLLDSLLPKDDLDFLLLFSSHASYLGGWELANYTAANAVLNTLASDRSTGGKCLVQAVNWDIWNLEGTQVEALASAGSVLERLQAGMTATEGLDAFDRVLAAGLPQTIVSTQDFPRLVERTAAAIAAQQAKSQGVTQLRPSSLGPYVAPRNDVEITLVELWEQALGVAPIGIHDGFFELGGDSLIATMLVSQVCKTFQLDLSYQSFFNAPTVAASAETILAAIAQQADEASLAAALTEIERLTDEEVEALLAQP; the protein is encoded by the coding sequence ATGCATAACTCGACAGCGATCGCCCCAGACGGTATTGCAATCGTCGGCATGGCTGGACGGTTTCCGGGCGCGCCCACCCTGGAGCAGTTCTGGCAGAATCTGCGCGATGGCGCGGAATGCGTCACGTTCTTTAGCGATCGCGAACTGCTCGATGCTGGCCTGGGTCCCGACTTGCTCGCCAACCCCAACTACGTCAAAGCTCGCGCCATTCTAGATAACATCGATGGCTTCGATGCTAACTTTTTCGACTTTACCCCCCGAGAAGCCGCGATCGCCGATCCGCAGCACCGCCTGTTCCTCGAATGTGCCTGGGAGGCCCTGGAGCGGGCGGGCTGCGACCCCAATACCTTTCCCGGTCGGATTGGCCTGTTCGCCGGGGTCAGCACCAGTAGCTATGCCCTGAACAACCTCTATCTCAATCCGAACTTCATTCAATCGGCTGGCAGCATTCAAGATGGCGTTCGACTGGCCGGACTGGGCAGCGAGAAGGACTTTCTCACCACGCGGGTGTCCTACAAGCTCAATTTGAGGGGGCCGAGCGTTGATGTCCAGACCGCCTGTTCCACCTCGCTGGTGGCGATTCACTTGGCTTGTCAGAGTTTGCTGTCATACCAGAGCGACGTGGTGTTGGCCGGAGGCGCTTCCATTCAAGTGCCGCACAAAGCTGGCTATCTCCACCAAGATGGCGGCGTGCTTTCCCCTGACGGCCATTGCCGCGTCTTTGACGCTCGCGCTCGCGGCACTGTGCCCGGTAGCGGTGTCGGTGTGGTGGTGCTGAAACGACTGGAAGAGGCCCTGAAGGAGGGCAATCGCGTTCTGGCGGTAATTCGAGCCTCGGCGATGAACAATGATGGCGCAGTCAAAGTGGGCTTTACGGCTCCCAGTGTTGACGGACAAGCTGAGGCGATTGCCGAAGCCCTCTCGCTCGCAGAGGTGTCTCCCGAAACCATTGGTTACGTGGAAACCCACGGTACGGGGACCGCTTTAGGAGATCCCATTGAAGTCGCTGCTCTGACGCAGGCATTTCGGACGGGAACCCCTCGCACTGGCTGCTGCGCTCTTGGTTCGGTGAAAGCGAGCATCGGCCATCTCGATGCGGCTGCAGGTGTCGCCGGACTCATCAAAGCAGTTCTCGCCCTGCAACACCAACAGATTCCCGCCAGCCTGAATTTCGAGCAGCCCAATCCCCAGATTAACTTTGCCAATAGCCCCTTCTTTGTGGCCGATCGCCTGTCCGCTTGGTCGCGTCAAGACTCGCCCCGACGAGCGGGAGTCAGTTCTTTTGGCATTGGCGGCACCAACGTCCATGCCGTGCTGGAAGAAGCCCCCGAACGCGAACCGTCCGGTCCCTCTCGCCCTTGGCAGTTGCTACTGCTGTCTGCCCAAACCTCCACTGCCCTCCACAAGGCCAGCCAAAACCTCAGCCAACATCTGGCAGAGAATCCTTCCCTGCCTCTGGCCGATGTAGCCTACACCCTCCAGGTGGGACGACGGGATTGGAACCATCGCCGCGTGCTGCTGTGCCAAACCTCAGCAGAGGCGATCGCCTCGTTCGAGCAACCGACACCTCAACGGGATTGGGAGGATGTCTGCGAGCGGGACACCCCCTCAATTGCCTTCCTGTTTCCGGGCCAAGGTAGCCAGTATGTCAATATGGGCCGCCAACTGTACGAGCAGGAAGTTGGATTTCAGGAACCGTTCGATCGCTGTTGCGATCTCCTCGAACCCTTATTAGGCTTCGATCTGACCACCCTGCTCTTCTCGGCCCGCGAGGCGGAAGTGGCCGATGCAGAAAAATTGCAGCAAACGGCGATCGTCCAACCGGCCTTGTTTGCAATTGAATACGCTCTGGCCCAGCTATGGATGAGCTGGGGTATTCAGCCTCAAGCGCTGTTGGGTCACAGCATTGGGGAATATGTCGCTGCCTGTCTGGCCGGGGTCTGGAGTCTGGAAGATGCACTCCAACTGGTGGCAGCGCGAGGTCGATTGATGCAGCAGCAGCCCGCCGGAACGATGTTGGCAATTCCCCTGCCGGAAGATAAAGTCCTGTCAATTTTGCCGGAAGCACTCGAACTGGCTGCCATCAATGCCCCCAATGCCTGTGTGGTGGCAGGGGCCGCGCAGGCGATCGAGGCGTTCGCACAGTCTTTACAGCAGCAAGGAATTGCAGCCCGCCGCCTCCACACATCTCACGCCTTTCACACTACTGCCGTGGCGGAGGCTGTACCCGCCTTGGTGGAATTAGTCTCTGCTATTAAACTCCATCCCCCTAGCATTCCCTTTCTCTCCAATCTCACGGGCACCTGGATTCTGCCTGAAGAGGCTACGAACCCAACTTATTGGGGGCAGCAGCTCCGCCAAACTGTAAGGTTTGCGGATGGAGTGGCCCAATTGCTGGCAGAAGGCGATCGCGTCTTGCTGGAGGTGGGACCCGGTCGGACATTGAGCACCCTTGCCAGACAGCAGGCCAAAGCACAAACGCGGCTGCTCGCGTCTATGCGCCATCCCGCCAGCGAGGGAAGCGACGATCTAGAATGCCTGCTGGCAGCACTGGCCCAGTTGTGGCTGGCAGGGGCCAGTGTGGATTGGCCCGCCTTTTATGCCCGCGAGCACCGCCACTGCGTGCTGCTTCCCACTTATCCTTTCGAGCGACAGCGCCATTGGATTGATGTCGGCGATCGCATTACCGCCCAGACAGCATCAGATGTCGTGCAAACGGATGTCGCGAGTGCTTCTACTCCTACGCCAGCCAGTTTGAAACGCGCCGATATCGCCGAGTGGTTTTACTTACCTGTCTGGAAACGCTCGATACCGCCGTTAGAGCCTGCCTCTACATCCGAGTCAGATTGCTGGCTGATATTTGTGGATGGAATCGGTTTTGCTCGCCAACTACAGCAGCGAATTGCCGCAACGGGCAGCCCTGTTATGACAGTCAGTGTGGGGCAAGCCTTTGCGATCGCAAACGACGAGACCGACGCTCTCTCGTTTGTCGTCAACCCCAGCCAAAAAGCCGACTACGAGGCTCTCGTTGCCGCCCTCAAAGAACGACAGCTGACTCCCAATAAAGTCCTCCATGCCTGGGGAGTGACAGCCATTGAAGCGGTGACTTCGGAGCTGGAAGCCTTTACTCAAGAGCAAGAAAACGGATTTATCGGCCTCAGCTTATTGTTACAAGTTCTCGTTCCAGCCGCTGGCGATCGCTCCCTAGAGGTCTCGGTCGTCGCCAACGGCAGCCAAAAAGTCTCGGGGGACGAGTCTTTAATGCCGGCGAAAGCAACTGCGATCGGCCTCTGTCGCGTGATGGGCCAAGAGTACGCGCAGGTGAAAGCCCGCCACGTCGATATTGTTTGCCCTCCCCGCGACAGTCGGCAGATGGACAACCTCGTCAACGCACTATTGGCGGAGCTAGCGATATCTCCTGCCGAACCCGCGATCGCCTATCGAGGGAGCCACCGCTGGGTTCCCACCTTCGAGCCAGTGCGGATAGAACCCGTCGAGTCGCCGCGATTGCGCCAAGGGGGAACTTACCTGCTAATTGGCGGCCTGGGCAAAGTCGGCCTGCACCTAGCCGAGCATTTGGCCCAGACAGTACAGGCCAATTTGGTCTTTGTCGGACGCTCCGCCTTTCCGCCTCAAGCAGAATGGTCGCAATGGCTGCAGGAACGCGACGAGGACGACCCCACCAGCAGTAAAATTCGCCAACTGCAGGCATGTCAGCAGATGGGGGCTGCCGTTCTGGTGGTGCCTGCCGATGTGACCGATCGCGAGCAAATGGCTGCGGCGATCGCCGCAGCAAACGAGCAATTGGGTCCCATCCACGGTGCCATTCACGCTGCCCAATCCTCCCAAAAGTTCAGCATTCAAGCGCTGGAGGCCGAATCTGCCCTGGCGGCACTTGCCCCCAAAGCGATGGGAGCCCTCCTGCTCGACAGCCTCTTACCGAAAGACGATCTGGACTTCCTGCTGCTGTTTTCGTCCCACGCCTCCTATCTGGGCGGCTGGGAACTGGCCAACTATACGGCTGCCAATGCGGTCCTCAATACTCTGGCGAGCGATCGCAGCACTGGGGGCAAGTGCCTCGTGCAAGCGGTCAATTGGGATATCTGGAATCTGGAGGGAACGCAGGTGGAGGCTTTGGCCTCAGCAGGCTCGGTGTTAGAGCGCTTGCAAGCAGGGATGACGGCGACGGAAGGGCTCGATGCGTTCGATCGCGTTCTGGCGGCGGGACTACCCCAGACAATCGTTTCGACCCAAGATTTTCCTCGCTTAGTCGAGCGGACTGCGGCGGCGATCGCCGCCCAGCAGGCAAAGTCACAGGGGGTAACGCAATTGCGACCGAGCTCTCTCGGTCCCTACGTTGCGCCCCGCAACGATGTCGAAATAACGCTGGTGGAGTTGTGGGAGCAAGCCTTGGGTGTCGCTCCGATCGGCATTCACGATGGCTTCTTCGAGTTGGGCGGCGATTCCCTCATCGCCACGATGCTGGTATCGCAGGTGTGCAAGACTTTCCAACTGGATCTGTCTTACCAGAGCTTCTTTAATGCCCCCACGGTGGCTGCATCGGCAGAGACGATCCTGGCGGCGATCGCCCAGCAAGCCGATGAGGCAAGCCTCGCGGCTGCCCTGACCGAGATTGAAAGACTGACAGATGAGGAGGTGGAAGCTTTGTTGGCCCAGCCTTAA